Proteins from a genomic interval of Medicago truncatula cultivar Jemalong A17 chromosome 3, MtrunA17r5.0-ANR, whole genome shotgun sequence:
- the LOC11422317 gene encoding protein trichome birefringence-like 38 encodes MSKPQRDRESKMGFEMRVYGWIAIAISIAICLCPCLSLEETNGERCNLYEGTWVYDESYPLYDSSTCPHIRLEYDCLKYGRVDKEYLKYRWKPSTCDLPRFDGQSFLTKLKGKQIMFIGDSVSLNQWQSLICLLHSAVPKANIIQQGGDPITNYTFKDYGVSVIVYHSTYLVDIEGEKIGRVLKLDSIKSGNLWKQMDVLVFNTWLWWYRSGPRQPWDYIQIGDKIVKDMDRMEAFRTGLTTWANWVNKEVDTSKTKVLFQGISPMHYNGTQWNEPGVTNCAKETTPIDGTSSSQGLPPASYVLQSVLQKVTKPIEFLNITALSELRKDGHPSSHNGFHGMDCTHWCVAGVPDTWNELLYASISE; translated from the exons ATGTCAAAACCTcaaagagatagagagagtaAAATGGGTTTTGAAATGAGGGTATATGGTTGGATTGCAATTGCCATTTCTATTGCAATTTGTCTCTGTCCATGCCTCTCTTTAGAAGAAACTAATGGAGAAAGGTGCAATTTATATGAAGGGACTTGGGTGTATGATGAATCCTACCCTCTTTACGATTCTTCAACATGTCCTCATATTCGTTTGGAGTATGATTGTTTGAAATATGGTCGTGTTGATAAAGAATACCTCAAATATAGATGGAAACCAAGCACTTGTGACTTACCAAG ATTTGATGGACAAAGTTTCTTAACAAAATTGAAGGGAAAACAAATCATGTTTATTGGAGATTCAGTGAGTCTAAACCAATGGCAGTCACTTATATGCTTGCTTCATTCTGCTGTACCTAAAGCTAATATAATACAACAGGGTGGTGATCCCATTACCAATTACACCTTCAAG GATTATGGAGTTTCAGTTATTGTCTACCATAGTACATATTTGGTTGACATTGAAGGGGAAAAGATTGGTAGAGTATTGAAACTTGATTCCATTAAAAGTGGAAACTTATGGAAACAAATGGATGTATTGGTTTTCAACACTTGGCTTTGGTGGTACCGCAGTGGACCCAGGCAACC TTGGGATTATATTCAAATTGGTGACAAAATAGTGAAAGACATGGATCGTATGGAAGCTTTTCGAACTGGTTTGACAACTTGGGCTAACTGGGTTAATAAAGAGGTTGATACAAGCAAAACCAAAGTTCTTTTTCAAGGAATTTCTCCTATGCACTACAA TGGGACACAATGGAATGAGCCAGGAGTGACAAACTGTGCAAAAGAGACAACACCAATAGATGGAACATCATCCTCACAAGGATTGCCACCAGCATCATATGTATTGCAAAGTGTGTTGCAAAAAGTAACCAAACCAATTGAGTTTCTGAACATTACAGCTCTCTCAGAATTGAGAAAAGATGGACATCCTAGTTCTCATAATGGCTTCCATGGCATGGATTGTACACATTGGTGTGTAGCTGGGGTACCAGATACTTGGAATGAGCTTTTGTATGCATCAATCAGTGAATAA